From Permianibacter aggregans, a single genomic window includes:
- a CDS encoding ferredoxin--NADP reductase: MAAIRTERVTQVHHWNEDLFSFRTTRDSAFRFENGQFVMIGLPVNGKALLRAYSIASANYEEELEFFSIKVQHGALTSRLQSLQVGDDVLVSSKPTGTLLLDDLLPGKRLYLLSTGTGLAPFLSLVRDFRTYEKFEHVVVFHGVRNVNDLAYFEFFTDQLPNDELLGDMVRQQLKYYPCVTREPFHNQGRVTDALPNPAFYQKLGLPMLDPEHDRLMLCGSPTMLKDTVALLDSRGFKASPAIGEPGDYVIERAFVEK, from the coding sequence TTGGCAGCCATACGCACCGAACGGGTTACCCAGGTCCACCACTGGAATGAGGATTTGTTCAGTTTCCGCACCACCCGCGATTCGGCGTTTCGTTTTGAGAACGGCCAGTTCGTCATGATTGGTCTGCCGGTCAACGGTAAAGCGCTGCTGCGTGCCTACAGTATCGCCAGTGCCAACTACGAAGAAGAGCTGGAGTTTTTTTCGATCAAAGTGCAGCACGGTGCGCTGACCTCGCGTCTGCAGTCACTGCAGGTCGGTGACGACGTGCTGGTGTCTTCAAAACCGACCGGTACCTTGTTGCTTGATGATTTGCTGCCCGGCAAGCGTCTGTATCTGCTTTCTACCGGCACCGGTCTGGCGCCATTCTTGAGTTTGGTGCGCGACTTCCGCACTTACGAGAAATTCGAACATGTCGTCGTGTTCCATGGCGTACGCAACGTCAACGATCTGGCGTATTTTGAGTTCTTTACGGATCAATTGCCGAATGATGAATTGCTCGGCGATATGGTGCGCCAGCAGCTGAAATATTATCCCTGCGTTACGCGCGAGCCGTTTCACAATCAGGGCCGGGTGACCGATGCATTACCGAATCCGGCGTTCTATCAAAAGCTCGGTTTGCCAATGCTTGATCCCGAGCATGACCGATTGATGCTCTGTGGTAGCCCGACGATGCTGAAAGACACCGTAGCCTTGCTTGATTCGCGTGGTTTTAAAGCGTCGCCAGCGATTGGTGAACCGGGCGATTACGTGATCGAACGGGCATTTGTCGAAAAATAA